One Bombilactobacillus folatiphilus genomic window, TGGCGTTAGATTTGCATGCTGTTCAGATTCAAGGCTTCTTTGATATTCCTGTTGATCATTTGATGGGTGCGCCGTTATTGGCCGATTATTTTTTGGAAAATGGTTTAGAAAAAGATGCTGTGGTTGTTTCACCTGATCATGGTGGTGTGGTGCGGGCACGTAAATTGGCTGAATTTTTGAAGGCACCAATTGCTATTATTGATAAACGTCGTCCACGTCCGAATGTTTCAGAAGTGATGAATATTATTGGCGATGTGAAAGATAAGCGTTGTATCATTATTGATGATATGATTGACACCGCTGGCACGATTTCCTTAGCAGCACAAGCACTCAAAGAAGCTGGCTCTAAAGAAGTTTATGCTTCTTGTACGCACGCCGTTTTATCTGGACCGGCTATTCAACGTTTGGAGGATTCTCCGATTGAAAAAGTTGTAGTGACAGATTCAATTCAGTTACCACCAGAAAAAATTATTGATAAGATGGTTTCTATTTCCGTCGCACCGTTAATTGGTGAAGCAATCAAGCGGATTTATGACAATGAACCAGTTAGTCCCTTATTCAAAACAAGATTTAAACGTCACTAAATTAAACACTAAAAAAGCTCCCATAGGGAGCTTTTTTAGTGTTTAATTTGTTTTTGCAACAAATCTTTGATGTCTGCTAAATATTGCACTGATAATTCTTCATTGCTGGGTGTTGGTGTATCTTCTACTTGAGGCTTTTTTATCACATTTAAAGCTTTGACAATAAAAAAGACGACCACAGCAATAATCAAAAATTCAATAATTGAATTGAGAAAATCGCCAATCCGAAACATGCCTAATTTAATTTGTGAAAGATCAATACGCCCTAAGAATAATCCAATAAAAGGATTAAGAATATATTTAGTTAAAGCACCGACAATATTTTGAAATGCGCCCCCAATAATCACCCCAATGGCTAGGTCAACTACGTTACCGTGCGAAATAAAATCTTTGAATTCTTGCCACATTATTGCAATTCCTCCTTTTAGCTCATAGTTTTAGCATAACTAATCTTGCAGAGAATTGTTGTTAATATGACTTTGAAATTGACGTAAAACATCGGGAAAAGTGGAAGTGTGTGAATCAGCCAGCATTTCTTTTGGAAAATAAAAACGCTGATCACCACTCAGGCGACCATTTAAGGCACTTACCAAAGGACTAACTTTTGATAGCTCACGTAAAGTGCCATCAGGCTGCATCAACTCAATGGGGGTCTGTGGTTTTTTCGATGTGGGATCATAAACATCGTATGGTAAGTCAAAACTGTTATTGACATCAGTATAAAATTGGGGATCAAAGCCAGCATCTTGGACTAATTGTTTCATATGAGACAATGAGGTGTGTTGTTGAGGATTGAAAGTAATGGATTTCAAGGGAATCCGATCCAAAAAATGGTGGACTAAGTTGCGCAAAATGGGATCATGATGGTCGCGCCATAAATTAAAATAAGTGTTTAATGCATCATCATCAAGGCGTAAATAATCTTGAACCTGAATATGATTTTCAAAAAAAGGAACTAATAAACTAGGCATTTGCGCATCGGTAAATTGCTGCTGTTCGTATAAATATTGTGCACGCTGTAAAGTTTTGCGCAGCACAATCTCTAATCCTCTAGACACTGGATGAAAATAAACTTGTTGATACATCTGAAACCGCGACACAATATAGTCTTCTACGGCGTGCATACCACCAATTTCAAATGCTAAACCATCTTGGTAAGGCCGAATCACCCGCATAATCCGCTTAAGATCAAAGGTGCCGTATTGTGTACCGGTAAAGTAAGCATCGCGCAGTAAATAATCCATCCGATCGGCGTCAATTTGACTAGAAATCATCTGTACCACTTGTTTATTGGGATAAGTTTTAGCAATCACGCTAGCTACCTGATTAGGAAAAGCTGGACTCACGCGTTGGAGAATTTGATTGACTTGGGTATCCGGTGAAGTAATAATGTGTTGAGTCCACTGTTCATGATTGGTATGAAAAATATGTTCAAAGGTATGCGAATAAGGACCATGACCAATATCATGCAGTAATGCTGCACATAGTGCCACCAAGCGCTCGTCATCGTCCCAAAGACCATCACCCGGTTTTTGCGTGGGATAATTGCGACTAAAATAATCACATAATTGGCGCGTAATCTCATAAACGCCAACACAATGCCCAAAACGTGAATGTTCTGCGCCATGGAAGGTAAATGAGGTGGTGCCTAACTGTTTAATCCGCCGTAAACGTTGGAATTCGGGCGTGTTGATTAAATCCAAAATAATTTGTTGATCAACATGAATGTAACTATGAACAGGATCACGTAAAACTTTTTCGCGTGGTAATAAACCGGTTGGCTTCATTTTGAATCCTCCATAATTGCTTGATTAAGATGCTGTTGCTGAATTAATTTTTGTTGCAAAAAACTGGTGTAATCCATTTGATGAGTTAGTTGGCGCTCAGTCAGTAATTGGCAGTTGGCGTGCTGTTTAATGACTTTAAGTATATGTTGCTTGAATTGAGCGATCGTGAGCTCATGTGAATCAAAAGCTGCCAGATTGGCCATGGAAGTCGGATCGACTGCCGGATAACGCGGATTTTTTTGATGATTGGCCAGTTGATAAAAATGTTGAAGCACTTCGCCACGTTGCTGTTGATTGCCTTGAATAGACAAATACGCCATAATTGCCACAGCATTTTGATTACGCCGTTGAGCAATTCCCGCAATTTTTTGATGATTGACCACTAAATCAAAGCTGCCGGGGCAATAAGAAGTTTTGACTTCATAATGATCTATCTTTAAATTCGTAAAACTGGCTTGAATTAATTTGAACATCAAAAAATAGGCTTGGTCAATACTCAAATTTGTAGCATCGGGTAATAATAAACTCAAGTTCATCACACCAGGATCACTGACCACCGCTAAGCCACCAGCGTTTCGAAGTAAGACTTGATAATTTTGAGCTTTCAGATATTGGATACCCTCACTCAAATGATCTAAGTGTTTATCACGCAGGCCTAAAATAACCGTCGGCGTAGTTTGCCAGAAGTGAATTAAAGGTTGGTTGTGACTTTGGCAATAATGTAATAAATAATCGATTTGAGGAAAAATCGTTAACAGTTGGTTCGAAGTCTGATATTTGACATCATAGAGTAAACAGTTTTTTTCTATCATAATATTCCTCACTTCTTCTGAAATGGATTATAATAAGTTTATTATAGAACATGTGAAAGGAGATTGGCATGGAACGTATGGCTCAAGATGTTCAAGTTCATTTAAAAACACAAGTTGTTCAAGCTGGTCAGGTGCATAATTATAAGGTGGATCAGGTTGGTCAAGCCGTGATTATGGGTGATAAAATTTATGTTCGATACATGGAGTCTCCCGAAAAGCAGGATAATGTTAAGGTGATCGTGAAAATTGCTTCCAATAATCAAATCACGATTAAACGTAAGACGCAAAATCAAATGACGACCAATATGATGTTTGATCAGGTGCATGATCAGGCTTTTGATTATATGACGGATTACGGGATGATTCCGCTCGTTTCGCATACGAATAATTTGCAAGTCTTAGTGGCGCAAGCCCCGATTTCTGGTCAAATTAAGCTGGATTATTCGCTCCATTCGGGTCGACAATTAGTTGGTAATTACAAGTTACAATTGCTTTTTAGTTGAGAAATCGTTAAAATTAAAAGTAGACTGTTGAAAGGACGTGTACGTCGTTGGCTTTAGAACTCAAACAATTCGATGGTGAAGACAAAAAAGATTTGTCCATGATCGAAGTAGCACACGCAATTTTAGAAGAAAAGGGTGATGTGTTGCCCTTTGCAGACATTGTAAACGAAATTCAACAATTCACAGAAAAAAGTGATCGTGAAATTCGGGAACGTTTGCCACAATTTTATACCGATCTGAACGATGATGGTAGTTTTATTTCATTAGGTGAAAATGTTTGGGGACTGCGTACTTGGTATCCTTACGATTCGATTGATGAAGAAGTTAATCATCCAGAAGATGCTGATAATGTCAAAGCTCCAACTTTAAAACGAGTTAATGCTTTCTTAGACGATGATGACGACGATGTTGTTGAATATGACGATGATACTGTTGATACCACTGAGGAAGAAGAAGACGCAGATACGCAAAGTACACCAGATTTATCACAATTTTCGCATCAAGATTTGAGTTTTGATGATGATGACGATGAATTGGTCGGTGACCCTGATGATGATTTGGAAGGCGGTATTGAAGGCAATTTGAGTGAATTTTCGGCCGATGATGACGAAGATGATGATGCTGAATAAACGCATCATGATTATTTGACATTGATACTAATTAAGATATAATAAGCTTTGGGCGCTTTATAGTGCGACGAAAGCTCTCTGTTCAGCTAATGAATAGGGAGCTTTTTTAATGTTACGATGTTTGTTCTCAATAAATTTGAAGGAGTAAAGTGAATGACCAAATATATCTTTGTAACGGGTGGCGTAGTTTCTTCGCTTGGAAAAGGAATTGTAGCTTCCTCTTTGGGGAGATTGTTGAAAAATCGGGGATTGAAAGTAACATTACAAAAATTTGACCCGTATATCAATATCGATCCCGGAACCATGAGTCCTTATCAACATGGTGAGGTCTTTGTCACAGATGATGGTGCTGAAACAGATTTAGACTTGGGTCATTACGAGCGTTTTATCGATAACGATTTAAACCAATATTCTAATGTTACAACGGGTAAAATTTATTCTGAAATTTTGCGTAAAGAGCGCAAGGGTGAATATAATGGGGCCACAGTGCAGGTAATTCCGCATATCACGGATATGATCAAAGAAAAAATTATGCGAGCAGCCACCACGACTGATTCTGATGTCATTATCACCGAAGTTGGCGGTACAGTTGGCGATATTGAATCGTTACCTTATTTGGAAGCTTTGCGCCAGATGAAGTCTGAGGTTGGTGCTGAGAATGTTGTTTATATTCATACTACTTTAGTTCCTTATTTGAAGGCAGCTGGAGAAATGAAAACTAAACCAACTCAACACAGCGTTAAAGAATTGCGGGGGTTAGGAATTCAGCCTAATATTTTAGTGGTGCGC contains:
- a CDS encoding ribose-phosphate diphosphokinase, whose protein sequence is MSTQRSNSPMKIFALNSNKPLAEKIAQEVGVPLGKSSVKRFSDGEIQINIEESIRGSEIFIIQSTSAPVNDNLMELLIMIDALRRASAAMINVVIPYYGYARQDRKARAREPITSKLVANMLQTAGADRVLALDLHAVQIQGFFDIPVDHLMGAPLLADYFLENGLEKDAVVVSPDHGGVVRARKLAEFLKAPIAIIDKRRPRPNVSEVMNIIGDVKDKRCIIIDDMIDTAGTISLAAQALKEAGSKEVYASCTHAVLSGPAIQRLEDSPIEKVVVTDSIQLPPEKIIDKMVSISVAPLIGEAIKRIYDNEPVSPLFKTRFKRH
- the mscL gene encoding large conductance mechanosensitive channel protein MscL; protein product: MWQEFKDFISHGNVVDLAIGVIIGGAFQNIVGALTKYILNPFIGLFLGRIDLSQIKLGMFRIGDFLNSIIEFLIIAVVVFFIVKALNVIKKPQVEDTPTPSNEELSVQYLADIKDLLQKQIKH
- a CDS encoding HD domain-containing protein — translated: MKPTGLLPREKVLRDPVHSYIHVDQQIILDLINTPEFQRLRRIKQLGTTSFTFHGAEHSRFGHCVGVYEITRQLCDYFSRNYPTQKPGDGLWDDDERLVALCAALLHDIGHGPYSHTFEHIFHTNHEQWTQHIITSPDTQVNQILQRVSPAFPNQVASVIAKTYPNKQVVQMISSQIDADRMDYLLRDAYFTGTQYGTFDLKRIMRVIRPYQDGLAFEIGGMHAVEDYIVSRFQMYQQVYFHPVSRGLEIVLRKTLQRAQYLYEQQQFTDAQMPSLLVPFFENHIQVQDYLRLDDDALNTYFNLWRDHHDPILRNLVHHFLDRIPLKSITFNPQQHTSLSHMKQLVQDAGFDPQFYTDVNNSFDLPYDVYDPTSKKPQTPIELMQPDGTLRELSKVSPLVSALNGRLSGDQRFYFPKEMLADSHTSTFPDVLRQFQSHINNNSLQD
- a CDS encoding lipoate--protein ligase family protein, which translates into the protein MIEKNCLLYDVKYQTSNQLLTIFPQIDYLLHYCQSHNQPLIHFWQTTPTVILGLRDKHLDHLSEGIQYLKAQNYQVLLRNAGGLAVVSDPGVMNLSLLLPDATNLSIDQAYFLMFKLIQASFTNLKIDHYEVKTSYCPGSFDLVVNHQKIAGIAQRRNQNAVAIMAYLSIQGNQQQRGEVLQHFYQLANHQKNPRYPAVDPTSMANLAAFDSHELTIAQFKQHILKVIKQHANCQLLTERQLTHQMDYTSFLQQKLIQQQHLNQAIMEDSK
- a CDS encoding DUF1934 domain-containing protein, which translates into the protein MERMAQDVQVHLKTQVVQAGQVHNYKVDQVGQAVIMGDKIYVRYMESPEKQDNVKVIVKIASNNQITIKRKTQNQMTTNMMFDQVHDQAFDYMTDYGMIPLVSHTNNLQVLVAQAPISGQIKLDYSLHSGRQLVGNYKLQLLFS
- the rpoE gene encoding DNA-directed RNA polymerase subunit delta; the protein is MIEVAHAILEEKGDVLPFADIVNEIQQFTEKSDREIRERLPQFYTDLNDDGSFISLGENVWGLRTWYPYDSIDEEVNHPEDADNVKAPTLKRVNAFLDDDDDDVVEYDDDTVDTTEEEEDADTQSTPDLSQFSHQDLSFDDDDDELVGDPDDDLEGGIEGNLSEFSADDDEDDDAE